One window of Mus caroli chromosome 11, CAROLI_EIJ_v1.1, whole genome shotgun sequence genomic DNA carries:
- the Otop2 gene encoding proton channel OTOP2, which produces MSEELVPHPNESLPGPRASPREVWKKGGRLLSVLLAVNVLLLACTLISGGAFNKVAVYDTDVFALLTTMMLLAALWIVFYLLRTARCPDAVPYRDAHAGPIWLRGGLVLFGICTLVMDVFKTGYYSSFFECQSAIKILHPIIQAVFVIVQTYFLWISAKDCIHTHLDLTRCGLMFTLATNLAIWMAAVVDESVHQAHSYSGSHGNTSHTRLTPDSKRAGGTAEEDPCLCSTAICQIFQKGYFYLYPFNIEYSLFASTMLYVMWKNVGRLLASTHGHGHTPSRVSLFRETFFAGPVLGLLLFVVGLAVFILYEVQVSGERGHTRQALVIYYSFNIVCLGLMTLVSLSGSVIYRFDRRAMDHHKNPTRTLDVALLMGAALGQYAISYYSIVAVVVGSPRDLQGALNLSHALLMIAQHTFQNVFIIESLHRGPPGAEPREMPPKEPCQGITFANLDAIRTLPSCPPTPRLVIPNPESPQEAVAIISAPRCHWRRRCLKDISLFLLLCNVILWIMPAFGARPHFSNTVEVDFYGYSLWAAIVNICLPFGIFYRMHAVSSLLEVYVLS; this is translated from the exons ATGTCGGAGGAACTGGTCCCGCATCCCAATGAGAGCCTGCCGGGGCCTCGGGCCAGCCCCCGTGAGGTGTGGAAAAAGGGCGGCCGCCTGCTGTCGGTGCTGTTGGCTGTCAACGTACTGCTGCTCGCCTGCACGCTCATCAGCGGCGGTGCCTTCAACAAGGTGGCGGTGTATGACACGGACGTGTTCGCGCTGCTCACCACCATGATGCTGCTGGCCGCGCTATGGATAGTCTTCTACCTCCTCCGCACCGCTCGCTGTCCAGACGCGGTGCCTTACCGGGATGCTCATGCTGGTCCCATCTGGCTCCGAG GTGGGCTGGTGCTCTTTGGAATTTGCACCCTTGTCATGGATGTCTTCAAGACTGGCTACTACTCCAGTTTCTTTGAGTGCCAGTCGGCCATCAAGATCCTGCACCCCATCATCCAAGCCGTGTTTGTCATTGTCCAG ACTTACTTTCTCTGGATCTCCGCTAAAGACTGTATCCATACCCACCTGGACCTGACCCG GTGTGGGCTCATGTTCACCCTCGCCACCAACCTTGCCATCTGGATGGCAGCCGTAGTGGATGAGTCCGTGCACCAGGCCCACTCCTACAGTGGTTCCCATGGCAACACCAGCCACACCCGCCTCACCCCTGACT CAAAGCGTGCAGGAGGCACAGCTGAAGAAGACCCGTGCCTCTGCAGCACTGCCATCTGTCAGATCTTCCAGAAAGGCTATTTCTACCTGTATCCCTTCAACATCGAGTACAGCCTCTTTGCTTCCACCATGCTGTACGTCATGTGGAAGAATGTGGGAAGGCTGCTCGCCTCCACCCACGGCCACGGCCACACACCGTCCAGGGTCAGCCTGTTCCGGGAGACCTTCTTTGCCGGCCCAGTCTTGGGCCTACTCCTCTTTGTGGTGGGGTTGGCTGTCTTCATCCTCTATGAGGTCCAGGTGAGTGGAGAGAGAGGCCACACCCGACAAGCCCTGGTCATCTACTACAGCTTTAACATTGTCTGTCTGGGGCTCATGACTCTGGTCAGCCTGAGTGGCTCAGTCATCTATCGTTTTGACCGTCGGGCCATGGACCATCATAAGAACCCGACACGGACCCTGGATGTGGCCCTGCTAATGGGCGCCGCCCTGGGCCAGTATGCTATCTCCTACTACTCTATCGTGGCTGTGGTGGTGGGCTCTCCCAGAGACCTGCAGGGGGCGCTCAACCTGTCCCACGCTCTACTCATGATTGCTCAGCACACCTTCCAGAATGTCTTCATCATTGAGAGCCTCCATCGGGGACCTCCTGGGGCTGAGCCTCGTGAAATGCCCCCCAAGGAGCCCTGCCAAGGCATCACCTTTGCTAACCTGGATGCTATCCGCACCTTGCCTTCCTGTCCACCCACCCCCAGGCTGGTCATTCCCAACCCAGAAAGTCCTCAGGAAGCAGTAGCTATCATCTCGGCCCCCAGGTGCCACTGGCGACGTCGGTGCCTGAAAgacatctctctgtttctcctgctctgtAACGTCATC ctgTGGATCATGCCTGCCTTTGGCGCCCGCCCGCACTTCAGCAATACCGTGGAGGTGGACTTTTACGGTTACTCCCTCTGGGCGGCCATCGTCaacatctgcctgccttttgGCATCTTCTACCGAATGCACGCTGTCTCCAGTCTACTGGAGGTCTATGTACTGTCCTGA